A genomic segment from Bradyrhizobium diazoefficiens USDA 110 encodes:
- a CDS encoding UDP-2,3-diacylglucosamine diphosphatase: protein MAFLRDDNRGDRPAQSPDRDAALPSDVVKVRSLFISDVHLGTRGCQAERLIDFLHHHDADTVFLVGDIVDGWYLRSSWYWPGTHNAVVQALVDIARRGKRIVYVAGNHDEFVRDYVGLTFGSVEVVEHAIHRGVDGRAYLVVHGDHFDLVVRHARWLALLGDAGYRTALASNVWLNWIRSRFGLAYWSFSSWAKLRVKNAVNHIGRFEEVLSSEARRHAAQGVICGHIHHAAMHDEFGIRYINTGDWVESCTGVVEHHDGRFEIIRWVEARPQQMPGPSSVVPFAGAVA, encoded by the coding sequence ATGGCATTCCTGCGCGATGACAATCGCGGCGACCGGCCGGCGCAGAGTCCGGACAGGGATGCGGCTTTGCCGTCCGACGTCGTCAAGGTCAGGAGCTTGTTCATCTCCGATGTCCATCTTGGGACGAGGGGATGCCAGGCCGAGCGGCTGATCGACTTTCTCCATCACCATGACGCCGACACTGTGTTCCTGGTCGGCGACATCGTCGATGGCTGGTACCTGCGGTCGAGCTGGTATTGGCCAGGCACGCACAATGCAGTGGTGCAGGCGCTCGTCGATATCGCGCGGCGCGGCAAGCGGATCGTCTATGTAGCCGGCAATCACGACGAGTTCGTGCGCGACTATGTCGGCTTGACCTTTGGCAGCGTCGAGGTGGTTGAGCACGCGATCCACCGGGGCGTCGACGGCCGCGCCTATCTCGTCGTCCATGGCGATCACTTCGATCTCGTCGTACGCCACGCCCGCTGGCTGGCGCTGCTCGGCGATGCCGGCTACCGCACGGCGCTTGCCTCCAACGTCTGGCTCAACTGGATCCGGAGCCGGTTCGGGCTCGCCTATTGGTCGTTCTCGTCCTGGGCGAAGCTGCGGGTCAAGAATGCGGTCAATCACATCGGCCGCTTCGAGGAGGTTCTGTCGTCGGAGGCAAGGCGGCACGCTGCGCAGGGCGTGATCTGCGGCCACATCCATCACGCGGCGATGCATGACGAGTTCGGCATTCGCTACATCAACACCGGCGACTGGGTGGAATCCTGCACCGGTGTCGTCGAGCACCATGACGGCCGGTTCGAGATCATCCGCTGGGTCGAGGCGCGGCCCCAGCAGATGCCGGGGCCGTCGAGCGTGGTGCCGTTCGCAGGGGCGGTCGCCTGA
- a CDS encoding DedA family protein, with the protein MDTSSTIAMFLHFGLLGIGCLAIAEKFIPLFPSYVLLMLLGLTVSDGASLAMTIVATSVGSVVGALGWYGLGRALGSQRIERLVRTYGKYVLLRPSFYQQLTDAYRGNHFWVTLIGQTLPTVRIYLALPAGVLQLEPRAFVTATAIGTVIWNMPFLSLGYVLRDSGQDPVSIGFWVVAILVAVEVAIILGLRLYTHAIARPRLASSRAIAAPKAVEEIA; encoded by the coding sequence ATGGACACGTCGAGCACGATCGCAATGTTTCTGCACTTCGGCCTGCTGGGCATTGGTTGCCTGGCGATCGCCGAGAAATTCATTCCGCTGTTTCCGTCCTACGTTCTGTTGATGCTGCTCGGTCTCACCGTGTCCGACGGCGCGTCGCTGGCCATGACCATCGTGGCGACAAGTGTTGGATCGGTCGTCGGCGCGCTCGGCTGGTACGGGCTTGGCCGCGCGCTCGGCTCGCAGCGGATCGAGCGACTGGTGAGGACTTACGGCAAATACGTGCTGCTGCGGCCCTCGTTCTATCAGCAGCTCACCGATGCCTATCGCGGCAACCATTTCTGGGTCACGCTGATCGGCCAGACGCTGCCGACCGTGCGGATCTATCTGGCGTTGCCGGCCGGCGTGCTGCAACTGGAGCCGCGCGCCTTCGTCACCGCCACCGCAATCGGCACCGTGATCTGGAACATGCCGTTCCTGAGCCTCGGCTATGTGCTGCGCGACAGCGGTCAGGATCCCGTCAGCATCGGCTTCTGGGTGGTCGCCATCCTCGTCGCTGTGGAGGTCGCGATCATTCTCGGACTTCGCCTTTACACGCACGCGATCGCGCGGCCGCGCCTCGCGTCGTCGCGCGCCATCGCCGCCCCCAAGGCTGTGGAGGAGATCGCATGA
- a CDS encoding class I SAM-dependent methyltransferase, which produces MLSADILPFFRAWIRDPLRVAAVAPSGPAASSLMAQEITAETGPVIELGPGTGVFTRALLDRGVRQQNLTLVEYGSDFIPLLQQRFPGARVLWMDAAWLVREKLFEGAPVGAVVSGLGLLTMPPGKVLAILDGAFAYLRPGGAFYQITYGPRCPVPDAILDHLDLQASCIGQTYRNLPPASVYRISRRPPCA; this is translated from the coding sequence ATGTTGTCTGCTGACATCCTGCCGTTCTTCCGCGCCTGGATTCGCGATCCTTTGCGTGTCGCAGCGGTTGCGCCGTCGGGACCCGCCGCGTCGTCGCTGATGGCGCAGGAGATCACGGCCGAGACTGGCCCCGTCATCGAACTCGGCCCCGGCACCGGCGTGTTCACCCGCGCATTGCTCGATCGCGGCGTCCGGCAGCAGAATCTGACGCTGGTCGAATACGGCTCCGATTTCATCCCGTTGCTGCAGCAGCGCTTCCCCGGAGCGCGCGTGCTGTGGATGGATGCGGCCTGGCTGGTGAGAGAAAAACTGTTTGAAGGGGCGCCGGTCGGCGCCGTCGTCAGCGGCCTCGGATTGCTCACGATGCCGCCAGGAAAAGTGCTGGCGATTCTCGACGGCGCGTTTGCCTATCTCCGTCCGGGCGGCGCGTTTTACCAGATCACGTACGGCCCGCGCTGTCCCGTCCCTGATGCGATCCTCGATCATCTCGATCTGCAGGCAAGTTGCATCGGGCAGACCTATCGCAACCTGCCTCCGGCCTCGGTGTACCGGATCAGCCGCCGTCCCCCCTGCGCGTGA
- a CDS encoding potassium/proton antiporter — protein sequence MASLDSVSLAILLGAVLVMAGILSSLLALRFGAPLLLVFLVIGMLAGDSGPGQIQFDDVRTTYLVGSVALALILFDGGLKTRFASIRTVLAPSVVLATVGVLLTALITAPFAKYALDLNWTESLLVGAVVASTDAAAVFLLVHTQGLRLRPRVGATLEAESGTNDPFAIFLTLMLVEYISLGSSSAGHVLMEFLQEAVLGAVVGFFGGRLVVIALNQVALPQGLHAPFVTTGALVIFGGSQIMHASGFLAVYLAGIIIGNRPTRAHNSVVTFLDAATWLAQIVMFVLLGLLVSPSRLGASVLPAVAVALVLMLVARPLAVFVCLAPFRFNWRERIFIAWTGLRGAVAIFLASIPMLVGLSKAYLYFDVAFVVVIISLLLQGWTLAPAARKLHVALPRAERGPRRVELDLPGQLEQQLVGYPVQSKSLYFRRGLIPSWSKPTLVIRNENILTPTEADPIAPGDYIYLLAPPEKAESLDRFFVDMQPSTAPDPHLLGDFMVSGEHTLAELAEIYGVKVSEDEGKLTLADYFDVHLDRAPKEGAELALDEIVLVARSISGGRVNVVGLRLPEDEETPAPLTRWQALRRKLAELWTSVAGV from the coding sequence ATGGCCTCTCTCGACTCTGTCAGCCTCGCCATATTGCTCGGCGCCGTCCTGGTGATGGCGGGTATCCTGTCGAGCCTGCTTGCGCTGCGCTTCGGCGCGCCCTTGCTGCTCGTCTTCCTTGTGATCGGCATGCTCGCGGGCGATTCCGGTCCCGGGCAGATCCAGTTCGACGACGTCCGCACCACCTATCTGGTCGGCTCGGTGGCGCTGGCCCTGATCCTGTTCGACGGCGGCCTGAAGACGCGCTTTGCCAGCATCCGCACCGTGCTTGCGCCATCCGTGGTGCTCGCGACCGTCGGCGTGCTGCTGACCGCGCTGATCACGGCGCCGTTCGCCAAATACGCGCTCGACCTCAACTGGACGGAGTCGCTGCTGGTCGGCGCCGTGGTAGCCTCGACCGATGCGGCCGCCGTGTTCCTGCTGGTCCATACCCAGGGCCTGCGCCTGCGTCCGCGCGTTGGTGCGACGCTGGAGGCCGAGTCCGGCACCAACGACCCCTTCGCGATCTTCCTCACCCTGATGCTGGTCGAATACATCTCGCTGGGATCGAGCTCGGCGGGGCACGTGCTGATGGAGTTCCTGCAGGAGGCGGTGCTGGGCGCCGTCGTCGGCTTCTTCGGCGGACGTCTCGTCGTCATCGCGCTCAACCAGGTGGCGCTGCCGCAGGGCCTGCATGCGCCGTTCGTGACCACAGGCGCGCTCGTGATCTTCGGCGGCTCGCAGATCATGCATGCCTCGGGCTTCCTCGCGGTCTATCTCGCCGGCATCATCATCGGTAACCGGCCTACGCGCGCGCATAATTCGGTGGTGACCTTCCTCGATGCCGCGACCTGGCTGGCGCAGATCGTGATGTTCGTGCTGCTCGGTCTCCTGGTCTCGCCGAGCCGGCTTGGCGCCAGCGTTTTGCCGGCTGTTGCCGTCGCGCTCGTGCTGATGCTGGTCGCACGGCCGCTCGCGGTGTTCGTCTGCCTGGCGCCATTCCGCTTCAACTGGCGCGAAAGGATCTTCATCGCCTGGACGGGCCTGCGCGGTGCCGTCGCGATCTTCCTGGCGTCGATCCCGATGCTGGTCGGCCTGTCCAAGGCCTATCTCTATTTCGACGTCGCTTTCGTCGTCGTCATCATCTCGCTGCTCTTGCAAGGCTGGACCCTGGCGCCGGCCGCACGCAAGCTGCACGTCGCGCTGCCGCGCGCCGAGCGCGGCCCGAGGCGTGTCGAACTGGATCTGCCCGGCCAGCTCGAGCAGCAGCTCGTCGGCTATCCGGTGCAATCCAAGAGCCTGTACTTCCGCCGCGGCCTGATCCCGTCCTGGTCGAAGCCGACGCTGGTGATCCGCAACGAGAACATTCTGACGCCGACGGAGGCCGATCCGATCGCGCCCGGCGACTACATCTATCTGCTGGCGCCGCCGGAAAAGGCCGAGTCGCTCGACCGCTTCTTCGTCGACATGCAGCCGAGCACCGCGCCGGACCCGCATCTGCTCGGCGACTTCATGGTCTCCGGCGAGCACACGCTGGCCGAGCTCGCCGAGATCTATGGCGTGAAGGTGAGCGAGGACGAAGGCAAGCTGACCTTGGCCGACTATTTCGACGTCCATCTCGACCGCGCGCCGAAAGAGGGCGCCGAGCTTGCGCTGGACGAGATCGTGCTGGTCGCACGCAGCATCTCCGGCGGCCGCGTCAACGTCGTGGGCCTGCGCCTGCCGGAAGACGAGGAAACGCCCGCGCCATTGACGCGCTGGCAGGCGCTGCGCCGCAAGCTGGCGGAGCTGTGGACCTCGGTGGCGGGGGTTTAG
- a CDS encoding mechanosensitive ion channel family protein: MDMDLKDFMEFVQTTARSVGAEISSPWFYLQFGLILAAAGIAYAAEAGVRNRVDMTSLAMGWPLPLRHFSRVMVSSASTAVFTLLVIISRFVMYHATWPSRSYLLMVAAKMGLAWLAIRLVTSVLRNAFIVKLVSITAWFVAALSILGQLDATIDLLDSFAIVLGGLRLTPLLVIKAGALLLIALWATNIASNFAESRINSTTDLTPSVQVLLVKIIRIGLLAIAIVIALGAVGIDLSALAVFSGAVGVGIGIGLQKIVANFISGIILLADKSVKPGDLVTIGDNTGRISAMKTRYISVAAGDGREFLVPNEDLVTQKVVNWTYTDKNTLVKIAFGTNYDADPRLVCKLAIETAIAHPRAQKAKPPNCILTEFAEAGMKFSLTLWLADPDGMDNVKSDVMLALWEAFKREGIRVPYPVREIRVRGGALPVETTVEVPN; the protein is encoded by the coding sequence ATGGACATGGACCTCAAAGACTTCATGGAGTTCGTGCAGACGACCGCACGCAGCGTCGGGGCGGAGATTTCCTCACCCTGGTTCTACCTGCAATTTGGTCTCATTCTCGCGGCAGCCGGCATCGCCTATGCCGCGGAAGCCGGCGTTCGCAACCGCGTCGACATGACATCGCTGGCGATGGGCTGGCCGCTGCCGCTCCGGCACTTCTCCCGCGTCATGGTCTCCAGTGCCTCGACGGCGGTGTTCACCCTGCTCGTGATCATCTCCCGCTTCGTGATGTACCATGCGACCTGGCCGAGCCGCAGCTATCTCTTGATGGTCGCCGCCAAGATGGGGTTGGCCTGGCTGGCGATCCGGCTCGTGACCTCGGTGCTGCGCAACGCCTTCATCGTCAAGCTGGTGTCGATCACGGCGTGGTTCGTCGCCGCGCTCTCCATCCTCGGCCAGCTCGACGCGACGATCGATCTGCTCGATTCCTTCGCGATCGTGCTTGGCGGCCTGCGGCTGACCCCGCTGCTGGTGATCAAGGCCGGCGCGCTGCTGCTCATCGCGCTGTGGGCCACCAACATCGCCAGCAATTTCGCCGAGAGCCGGATCAACTCGACCACCGATCTGACGCCGTCGGTGCAGGTGCTGCTGGTCAAGATCATCCGCATCGGACTTCTGGCCATCGCAATCGTCATTGCGCTCGGCGCGGTCGGCATCGACCTCTCGGCGCTCGCGGTATTCTCCGGCGCGGTCGGCGTCGGCATCGGTATCGGCCTGCAGAAGATCGTCGCCAATTTCATCTCGGGGATCATCCTGCTCGCCGACAAGTCGGTGAAGCCCGGCGATCTCGTCACCATCGGCGACAACACCGGGCGCATCAGCGCGATGAAGACGCGTTATATTTCCGTCGCCGCCGGCGACGGCCGCGAGTTCCTGGTGCCGAACGAGGACCTGGTGACGCAGAAGGTCGTCAACTGGACCTATACCGACAAGAACACGCTGGTGAAGATCGCCTTCGGCACCAATTACGACGCCGACCCCAGGCTGGTCTGCAAGCTCGCCATCGAGACGGCCATAGCCCATCCCCGCGCGCAGAAAGCCAAGCCGCCGAACTGCATCCTGACCGAGTTCGCGGAGGCCGGGATGAAGTTCTCGCTGACCCTCTGGCTCGCCGACCCCGACGGCATGGACAATGTCAAAAGCGACGTGATGCTGGCGCTATGGGAGGCCTTCAAGCGCGAGGGCATCCGGGTTCCCTATCCGGTCCGCGAAATCCGCGTCCGCGGCGGCGCCCTGCCGGTGGAAACCACCGTAGAAGTCCCGAATTAG
- the map gene encoding type I methionyl aminopeptidase → MSYVEATDTSLRKTGQIKLHGPSAFAGMRKAGALVAKCLDELTDIVGPGVPTERIDQFVRDFAFSHGAYPATLMYRGYRYSTCTSLNHVVCHGMPGDRPLKEGDIVNIDVTFIVDGWYGDSSRMYAIGPIARKAERLIEVTYEAMMRGIAAVKPGATTGDIGHAIQSFVEPQGMSVVRDFCGHGLGRMFHDEPNIIHIGRPGEGVQLKPGMFFTIEPMINLGKPHVKILSDGWTAVTRDRSLSAQFEHSVGVTATGVEIFTLSERHGEKQIG, encoded by the coding sequence ATGAGCTACGTCGAAGCCACCGATACCTCCCTGCGCAAGACCGGACAGATCAAGCTGCATGGACCGAGCGCCTTTGCCGGCATGCGCAAGGCGGGCGCGCTGGTAGCCAAGTGCCTCGACGAGCTCACCGACATTGTCGGGCCGGGCGTGCCGACCGAGCGCATCGACCAGTTCGTCCGCGACTTCGCCTTCAGCCATGGCGCCTATCCGGCGACGCTGATGTATCGCGGCTACCGCTACTCGACCTGCACCTCGCTCAACCACGTGGTCTGCCACGGCATGCCCGGCGACCGTCCGCTGAAAGAGGGTGACATCGTCAACATCGACGTCACCTTCATCGTCGACGGCTGGTACGGCGATTCCAGCCGGATGTATGCGATCGGCCCGATTGCGCGCAAGGCCGAGCGGCTGATCGAGGTGACCTATGAAGCCATGATGCGCGGCATCGCGGCGGTGAAGCCCGGCGCCACCACCGGCGACATCGGCCACGCCATCCAGAGCTTCGTGGAGCCGCAAGGCATGAGCGTGGTGCGCGATTTCTGCGGCCATGGCCTCGGCCGCATGTTCCACGACGAGCCGAACATCATCCATATCGGCCGGCCCGGCGAAGGCGTCCAGCTCAAGCCCGGCATGTTCTTCACCATCGAGCCGATGATCAATCTCGGCAAGCCGCATGTGAAGATCCTCTCCGACGGCTGGACCGCGGTGACCCGCGACCGTTCGCTGTCCGCGCAGTTCGAGCATTCGGTGGGCGTGACCGCGACCGGCGTCGAGATCTTCACGCTGTCGGAGCGCCACGGCGAGAAGCAGATCGGGTGA
- a CDS encoding bifunctional transcriptional activator/DNA repair enzyme AdaA: MATGSAHRQTLPPHLDWDTCDRARLARARAFDGLFFSGVRSTRIYCRPVCPVRPARSENVTFYPTAAAAERAGFRPCLRWRPETAPGSPAWMGTATTVARGMRLINDGFLDRASMVELAEALGVGPRHLLRLFMRHTGASPSEIAATRRVQEAKRLIDQTEMTLAEIAFAAGFGSVRRFNDAFAATYRRPPSLFRRRR, translated from the coding sequence ATGGCGACAGGTTCGGCACATCGGCAAACGCTGCCACCACATCTCGACTGGGACACATGCGACCGGGCGCGGCTGGCGCGTGCGCGCGCGTTCGACGGCCTGTTCTTCTCCGGCGTCCGCTCGACGCGGATCTATTGCCGGCCGGTCTGTCCGGTTCGCCCCGCGCGCTCCGAGAACGTGACCTTCTATCCGACCGCTGCGGCTGCGGAGCGCGCCGGCTTCCGCCCATGCCTGCGTTGGCGGCCGGAAACGGCGCCGGGGTCGCCGGCCTGGATGGGGACCGCCACCACCGTTGCGCGCGGCATGCGCCTGATCAACGACGGTTTTCTGGATCGCGCGTCGATGGTGGAGCTTGCAGAAGCGCTTGGGGTCGGGCCGCGCCATCTGCTGCGCCTGTTCATGCGCCACACCGGCGCGAGCCCGAGCGAGATCGCGGCGACCCGCCGGGTGCAGGAAGCCAAGCGTCTGATCGACCAGACTGAGATGACGTTGGCGGAGATTGCGTTTGCGGCGGGCTTCGGCAGCGTCCGCCGCTTCAACGATGCTTTTGCCGCGACCTACAGGCGGCCGCCGTCGTTATTCCGCCGCCGGCGATAG
- a CDS encoding DMT family transporter, translating into MSTQAQQTTSGQTTLAFEIGLLLLLALIWGSSFTLIKVAIPSIPPFTMVAARVTIAAILLLLIARAQGHALPRRGSVWAAFLVQGLLQSALPFTLISWGETHIASGLAGVLNATPPMFVLAIALTTGRGRQTVSGRKIIGVALGLAGVAVTMGADALSGIGTTAPLAQAAVLCASLCYAVAPIWGQRFSGLPAIVTAAGAMSCAAVLMLPAAAVLERPWTLAPPPAQAIAAVIALAVICTAFAMVIYFRLIHTLGPLGTTSGSYLRAGFAVALGTAWLGERFSWSSLAGMALILAGVVAVTVPAPARTGKTATGAPSRN; encoded by the coding sequence ATGAGCACGCAGGCGCAACAAACGACGTCAGGACAAACCACGCTCGCGTTCGAAATCGGGCTCCTGCTGCTGCTGGCGCTGATCTGGGGCAGCTCGTTCACGCTGATCAAGGTCGCGATCCCCTCGATTCCGCCCTTCACGATGGTCGCGGCGCGGGTGACGATCGCAGCCATTCTCCTGCTCCTGATCGCTCGCGCGCAGGGACACGCCCTTCCCCGCCGGGGATCGGTGTGGGCTGCGTTCCTCGTGCAGGGCCTGCTGCAAAGCGCGCTACCGTTCACCCTGATCAGCTGGGGCGAGACGCATATCGCCAGCGGCCTCGCCGGCGTGCTCAATGCGACCCCGCCGATGTTCGTGCTCGCGATCGCGTTGACGACCGGGCGCGGGCGGCAGACCGTCAGCGGCCGGAAGATCATCGGCGTCGCTCTTGGCCTTGCGGGCGTTGCCGTGACCATGGGCGCCGACGCGCTCTCGGGGATCGGCACGACCGCTCCGCTGGCGCAAGCGGCCGTGCTGTGCGCGAGCCTCTGCTACGCGGTCGCGCCGATATGGGGACAGCGCTTCTCGGGCCTTCCCGCGATCGTCACGGCCGCCGGAGCCATGAGCTGCGCAGCGGTGCTGATGCTCCCCGCGGCCGCCGTTCTCGAACGGCCATGGACGCTGGCGCCGCCGCCCGCGCAGGCGATCGCAGCGGTGATCGCGCTCGCGGTGATCTGCACGGCGTTCGCGATGGTGATCTATTTCCGGCTGATCCACACGCTTGGCCCGCTCGGCACGACCAGCGGCAGCTATCTGCGCGCGGGCTTCGCCGTGGCGCTCGGCACCGCGTGGCTTGGCGAGCGTTTTAGCTGGTCCAGTCTTGCCGGAATGGCGCTCATCCTCGCCGGCGTGGTGGCGGTCACGGTGCCCGCTCCTGCACGGACCGGCAAGACAGCGACCGGCGCACCGTCCCGCAATTGA
- a CDS encoding JAB domain-containing protein has product MPAKADHDKTKPEDAPHYHGHRERLRERFYSAGADALSDYELLEMALFPALPRRDTKPLAKTLIKIFGSFAEVVHAPVARLREIDGIGESAIHQLKLIAAAAHRVAKGEVNSRNALSSWNEVIDYCRTSIMVVAFADKEQFRLLFLDKRNQLIADEVQQTGTVDHTPVYPREVIKRALELSATALILVHNHPTTHPMITLDHVQYR; this is encoded by the coding sequence ATGCCCGCCAAAGCCGACCACGACAAGACCAAGCCGGAGGACGCGCCGCACTATCACGGCCATCGCGAGCGGTTGCGCGAGCGCTTTTACAGCGCCGGGGCGGATGCGCTCAGCGACTACGAGCTTTTGGAGATGGCGCTGTTTCCGGCGCTGCCGCGGCGCGACACCAAGCCGCTCGCGAAGACGCTGATCAAGATTTTCGGCTCGTTCGCCGAGGTCGTGCACGCGCCGGTGGCGCGCTTGCGCGAGATCGACGGCATCGGCGAATCCGCGATCCACCAGCTCAAGCTGATCGCAGCCGCCGCGCATCGCGTCGCCAAGGGCGAGGTCAACAGCCGCAACGCGCTGTCGTCCTGGAACGAGGTGATCGACTATTGCCGCACCAGCATCATGGTGGTGGCCTTTGCCGACAAGGAGCAATTCCGTCTGCTCTTCCTCGACAAGCGCAACCAGCTCATCGCCGACGAGGTGCAGCAGACCGGCACCGTCGACCACACCCCGGTCTATCCGCGCGAGGTGATCAAGCGCGCGCTGGAGCTGTCGGCAACCGCCTTGATCCTGGTGCACAACCACCCCACTACCCACCCTATGATCACGTTGGATCACGTTCAATACCGATGA
- a CDS encoding tyrosine-type recombinase/integrase, protein MPSLTDTAIRHALKRVELSQKQENLADGEGRGTGRLVLVLKPMPKRVTADWMAQQWRDGKRTKKKLGAYPSISLAQAREIFKRDFADVIQKGRSIKIATDTRPGTVADLFEGYVAALKDASKPSWKETEKGLNKIADTLGRNRLAREIEAEEIIELIRPIYERGAKSMADHVRSYLHAAFSWGMKSDNDYRQQSSRRFRLPFNPATGIPTEPKIQGTRWLDEDEFVQLYRWLESPDTPVHPSYPRAVQLIMLTGQRVEEIARFHVNQWDASERIIDWSKTKNLQPHAVPVPLLAAELIEKIKPNEYGWFFPSAKDPSKPVSHGTLYSFVWRQRDRGVIPYATNRDLRRTFKTLAGKAGVSKEIRDRLQNHALQDVSSKHYDRWHYMIEKRAGMAKWDKFVRAMLAKKRLKEAA, encoded by the coding sequence ATGCCAAGCCTGACCGACACCGCGATCCGACATGCGTTGAAGCGGGTGGAGCTAAGTCAGAAACAGGAAAATCTCGCCGACGGTGAAGGGCGCGGCACCGGCCGCCTCGTGCTTGTCCTCAAGCCCATGCCGAAGCGCGTCACCGCCGACTGGATGGCGCAGCAATGGCGCGATGGGAAGCGGACCAAGAAGAAGCTCGGGGCTTATCCCTCCATATCGCTCGCCCAGGCACGCGAAATATTCAAACGCGACTTCGCCGACGTCATCCAGAAGGGTCGCAGCATCAAGATCGCTACCGACACGCGCCCCGGCACCGTCGCTGATCTGTTCGAAGGCTATGTCGCCGCGCTCAAGGATGCGAGCAAGCCGTCCTGGAAGGAAACGGAAAAAGGCCTTAACAAGATCGCCGACACGCTCGGACGCAACCGCCTCGCTCGCGAGATCGAGGCCGAGGAAATCATCGAGCTGATCCGCCCGATCTACGAGCGCGGTGCCAAATCAATGGCCGACCATGTGCGCTCCTATCTCCATGCCGCCTTTAGCTGGGGCATGAAGTCTGACAACGACTATCGGCAGCAGTCTTCCAGACGCTTTCGACTCCCTTTCAATCCGGCAACCGGCATTCCTACCGAGCCTAAGATCCAGGGCACGCGCTGGCTTGACGAAGACGAGTTTGTGCAACTCTATCGCTGGCTGGAGAGCCCCGACACGCCGGTCCACCCCTCCTATCCCCGCGCGGTGCAACTCATCATGCTGACAGGGCAGCGCGTCGAGGAGATCGCGCGGTTTCATGTCAATCAATGGGACGCCAGTGAGCGAATCATCGACTGGTCGAAGACCAAGAACCTCCAGCCGCACGCTGTCCCAGTGCCATTGCTTGCCGCCGAGCTGATCGAAAAGATCAAGCCGAACGAGTATGGCTGGTTCTTCCCCTCCGCCAAGGACCCCTCGAAGCCTGTCAGCCACGGCACTCTTTATAGCTTTGTTTGGCGGCAGCGAGATCGCGGCGTGATTCCATATGCGACAAACCGCGATCTCCGGCGCACGTTCAAGACGCTCGCCGGCAAGGCAGGCGTGTCGAAGGAAATCCGCGATCGCCTCCAGAACCACGCGCTACAGGATGTCAGCTCCAAGCACTACGACCGCTGGCACTATATGATCGAGAAACGCGCTGGCATGGCGAAATGGGACAAATTCGTGCGCGCCATGCTGGCGAAGAAGCGACTGAAAGAGGCCGCATGA